One segment of Candidatus Nanopelagicales bacterium DNA contains the following:
- a CDS encoding pyridoxal-phosphate dependent enzyme, with amino-acid sequence MTRYDNLLASVGGTPLVGLPRLSPSPDVRLWAKLEDRNPTGSVKDRPALWMVAAAERDGRLTPGCTILEPTSGNTGISLAMAAKLKGYNLICVMPENTPKERAQLLRMWDAEVIYSTAEGGSNEAVRVAKTLSAEHPDWVMLYQYGNPDNAMAHYQGTGPEI; translated from the coding sequence ATGACCCGCTACGACAACCTACTGGCCTCGGTAGGTGGGACCCCGCTGGTCGGGCTGCCGCGGTTGTCGCCGAGTCCCGATGTGCGGTTGTGGGCCAAGTTGGAGGATCGAAACCCAACTGGTTCGGTCAAGGATCGCCCCGCCCTGTGGATGGTCGCGGCGGCCGAACGCGATGGCCGGCTGACTCCCGGATGCACGATCCTGGAGCCCACCAGCGGCAACACGGGCATTTCCTTGGCGATGGCAGCCAAGCTCAAGGGCTACAACCTGATCTGCGTCATGCCCGAGAACACTCCCAAAGAGCGCGCACAGCTGTTGCGGATGTGGGACGCGGAAGTCATCTATTCGACAGCCGAGGGTGGATCGAACGAGGCAGTACGTGTCGCTAAAACCCTCTCGGCCGAGCATCCGGACTGGGTGATGCTCTACCAGTACGGGAACCCGGACAACGCCATGGCGCACTACCAAGGAACTGGTCCAGAGATTC